From one Candidatus Acididesulfobacter guangdongensis genomic stretch:
- a CDS encoding ketoacyl-ACP synthase III codes for MLRSIIKGVGSYVPDKILSNEDLLKIVDTSDDWIVSRTGIKERRIADKNIKTSDIATEASRRALEMANMQPCDIDLIIIGTVTPDMIFPSTSCIVQNNLGIKKAAAFDLSAGCAGFIYSLSVADSLIKSGQFKNALVIGVDVLSRITDYTDRSTCVLFGDGGGALVLSADNSESGRGILSTHIHSEGGHDDILKLPAGGSNIPASAESVNNHEHYIKMKGSELFKYAVNYLRDVAQEAIKYNNLNSEDVDLFVPHQANTRIIEATAKKLGFPMEKVFVDVYKYGNTSSGSIPLALDEAYRSGRIKQGDIVLVDAIGAGLTWASAMIKW; via the coding sequence TTGTTGCGTTCAATCATAAAAGGCGTCGGTTCTTATGTGCCGGATAAAATTCTTTCTAACGAAGATTTGCTTAAAATAGTTGACACTTCGGACGATTGGATAGTATCGCGCACGGGCATAAAAGAACGCAGGATAGCCGATAAAAATATTAAAACTTCAGATATTGCCACTGAGGCATCAAGAAGAGCTCTTGAAATGGCAAATATGCAGCCGTGCGATATTGACCTGATTATTATCGGAACGGTGACACCTGATATGATTTTTCCATCTACATCATGCATAGTGCAAAATAATCTCGGTATTAAAAAAGCAGCAGCATTTGACCTTAGCGCGGGATGTGCGGGGTTTATATATTCTCTGTCGGTTGCAGATTCTCTGATTAAGTCAGGGCAGTTTAAAAATGCCCTCGTTATAGGCGTAGATGTACTTTCAAGAATTACAGATTATACGGACAGATCAACATGCGTATTATTCGGCGACGGCGGAGGGGCTCTTGTTTTATCGGCAGACAATAGCGAATCTGGCAGAGGCATATTGTCAACGCATATCCATTCCGAAGGCGGACATGATGATATATTAAAACTGCCGGCAGGGGGCTCCAATATCCCTGCCTCAGCCGAGTCTGTGAATAATCATGAACATTATATTAAAATGAAAGGTTCTGAACTTTTTAAGTATGCGGTTAATTATCTTAGAGATGTTGCGCAAGAAGCTATAAAATATAATAATTTGAATTCTGAGGATGTTGATTTATTTGTGCCTCATCAGGCTAATACAAGAATAATAGAGGCAACTGCTAAAAAATTAGGTTTTCCGATGGAAAAGGTTTTTGTCGATGTTTATAAATACGGCAACACCTCAAGCGGTTCTATACCGCTTGCTTTAGATGAAGCTTATAGAAGCGGCAGAATCAAACAAGGAGATATTGTTCTTGTCGATGCCATAGGAGCCGGTTTGACATGGGCTTCAGCTATGATAAAATGGTAA